One genomic segment of Oenanthe melanoleuca isolate GR-GAL-2019-014 chromosome 5, OMel1.0, whole genome shotgun sequence includes these proteins:
- the JKAMP gene encoding JNK1/MAPK8-associated membrane protein, with protein sequence MAMLPLVLHWFFIEWYSGKKSSSALLQHLTALLECSTAALVTLLLSDPVGSLHIRSCRVKKLSDWYTMLYNPSPDYITTVHCTHEAVYPLYTIVFIYYAFCLVLMMLLRPLLVKKIACGLGRSDRFKSIYAALYFFPILTVLQAVGGGLLYYAFPYIILVLSLVTLAVYMSASEVEFFKDLLVRKKRLVVLFSHWLLHAYGIISISKLDKLEQDLPLLALVPAPALFYLMTAKYTEPSRILSEGGNGH encoded by the exons ATGGCCATGTTGCCCCTGGTTTTACACTGGTTCTTCATTGAGTGGTATTCTGGAAAGAAGAG CTCCAGCGcgctgctgcagcacctgacGGCGCTGCTGGAGTGCAGCACGGCGGCCCTGGTGACGCTGCTGCTCAGCGACCCCGTGGGCTCCCTGCACATCCGCTCCTGCAGGGTGAAGAAGCTCTCAGACTGGTACACCATGCTCTACAACCCCAGCCCCGACTACATCACCACAGTGCACTGCACCCACGAGGCCGTCTACCCCCT gtacaCCATTGTGTTTATCTATTATGCTTTCTGTCTCGTGCTGATGATGCTGCTTCGGCCTCTCCTGGTTAAGAAGATTGCCTGTGGTTTGGGAAGGTCTGACCgatttaaaagcatttatgCAGCACTCTACTTCTTCCCCATCCTCACTGTGCTGCAGGCCGTGGGAGGAGGCCTCCTCT ATTATGCCTTCCCATACATCATCCTGGTGCTCTCTTTGGTTACACTGGCTGTGTACATGTCTGCTTCTGAAGTGGAG TTTTTCAAGGATCTGCTCGTGAGGAAGAAAAGGCTCGTTGTCCTCTTCAGCCACTGGTTACTTCATGCCTATGGAATCATCTCCATTTCCAAACTGGATAAGCTtgagcaggacctgcctttgCTTGCCTTggtgcctgcccctgccctctTCTACTTGATGACAGCAAAGTACACAGAGCCCTCACGCATCCTCTCTGAAGGGGGGAATGGACATTGA
- the L3HYPDH gene encoding trans-3-hydroxy-L-proline dehydratase, which translates to MAEQGRGDSGGDGGGAGRALPPHSPSGVLLQTVEMHTGGEPLRIVPRLEAAERAAAAGLSLLSLRREVAAGQDHVRRALMHEPRGHAAMYGAVVVRGAAAAEGAHLAALFLHCSGYSAMCGHAVMGLGRFALDYGLVPAPTRPETAVRLRCPCGPVTAFVPWDGRRSGNPVRFHSVPAFAAATDLAIDVPGYGKVVVDVGYGGTFYAFLSAEQLGLDVCSSKIRDLVSAASAVTEAVKKQFKLHHPESEDLAFLYGTILTDGKDAFSEEPTTNICVFADEQVDRSPTGSGVTARIALQFHKGLIQLGQARTFRSSTTGSFFTGKALKETKFGSYNAVIVEVSGEAFYTGTATFTVEEEDPLKHGFFFK; encoded by the exons ATGGCGGAGCAGGGCCGCGGTGACAGCGGCGGTGACGGTGGCGGAGCGGGACGGGCGCTGCCGCCGCACTCGCCCTCGGGCGTGCTGCTGCAGACGGTGGAGATGCACACGGGCGGCGAGCCGCTGCGCATCGTGCCGCGGCTGGAGGCGGCggagcgggcggcggcggcggggctgtCGCTGCTGTCGCTGCGGCGGGAGGTGGCGGCCGGGCAGGACCACGTGCGGCGGGCGCTGATGCACGAGCCGCGCGGGCACGCCGCCATGTACGGCGCCGTGGTGGTGCGCGGCGCGGCGGCCGCGGAGGGCGCGCACCTGGCCGCCCTGTTCCTGCACTGCTCCGGCTACAGCGCCATGTGCGGCCACGCCGTCATGGGCCTCGGCCGCTTCGCCCTCGACTACGGGCTGGTGCCGGCGCCCACCCGGCCCGAGACCGCCGTCCGCCTGCGCTGCCCCTGCGGGCCCGTCACCGCCTTCGTGCCCTGGGACGGCCGCCGCAGCGGCAACCCCGTGCGCTTCCACAGCGTGCCCGCCTTCGCTGCCGCCACTG ACTTGGCCATTGATGTTCCTGGCTATGGGAAGGTGGTGGTTGACGTCGGCTATGGTGGCACTTTTTATGCCTTCCTCAGTGCCGAGCAGCTGGGCCTTGATGTGTGCTCTTCAAAGATCAGAGACCTTGTCAGTGCAGCGAGTGCAGTGACAGAGGCGGTGAAGAAACAG TTCAAGCTTCATCACCCTGAGAGTGAAGACCTGGCTTTCCTCTATGGCACCATACTGACAGATGGGAAAGATGCCTTTAGCGAGGAGCCCACCACCAACATCTGTGTGTTTGCAGATGAACAG GTTGACCGAAGTCCCACAGGTTCGGGGGTGACAGCTCGCATTGCCCTGCAGTTCCATAAGGGACTCAtccagctgggccaggccagaACCTTCCGCAGCAGCACCACGGGCTCCTTCTTCACTGGGAAGGCACTGAAG GAAACCAAGTTTGGGAGCTACAACGCCGTCATTGTGGAAGTGTCAGGAGAAGCCTTTTACACTGGCACAGCCACCTTCACTGTGGAAGAGGAGGACCCACTGAAACACGGCTTCTTCTTCAAGTGA
- the GPR135 gene encoding G-protein coupled receptor 135: MEPAAAVPGNLSRGGGNESGGAAAAGTGTGWSAAALASQAAALLLIFALSALGNGAVVLVIARHRQLRTVTNAFVLSLSLSELLGALLCLPLAFLSLLSRPPGAWLFGQRLCLASAALHAGLGIAATLTMALLSFDRYCAIVRQPRHKMGRRRAAQLLAAVWLAALALAGPWYGLAGEGHGEPRPGAYRCVYVLPWGSSRLGPPYGAALIVLCYLLPFAVMCFCHFNICRAVRLAESRVRPLTTYGHLLRAYGEMRTATTVLIMIVSIICCWGPYCVLGLAAAAGRLPFSPTMDAVASGMAWANGAINPLIYAARNPNISVLLRRSREGGYRTRNNVVAYLSVPGRQPEPRGRAERVRERYINRQSAGPGSGLSSSSPASGAELAMWACKTPAVLFCRDGQPDTASEALKAKAGAIDTSL; this comes from the coding sequence ATGGAGCCGGCGGCGGCCGTGCCGGGCAACCTCTCCCGCGGCGGCGGCAACGagagcggcggggcggcggcggcggggacggggacgggctGGTCGGCGGCGGCGCTGGCCTCGCAAGCGGCCGCGCTGCTGCTCATCTTCGCCCTCTCGGCGCTGGGCAACGGGGCGGTGGTGCTGGTGATCGCCCGGCACCGGCAGCTCCGCACGGTCACCAACGCCTTCGtgctgtcgctgtcgctgtcggAGCTGCTGGGcgccctgctgtgcctgccgCTGGCCTTCCTCAGCCTGCTCAGCCGCCCGCCCGGCGCTTGGCTCTTCGGGCAGCGCCTGTGCCTGGCCAGCGCCGCCCTGCACGCCGGGCTGGGCATCGCCGCCACGCTCAccatggccctgctgtcctTCGACCGCTACTGTGCCATCGTGCGCCAGCCGCGGCACAAGATGGGCCGGCGCCGCGCCGCGCAGCTGCTGGCCGCGGTCTGGCTGGCGGCGCTGGCGCTGGCCGGGCCCTGGTACGGGCTGGCGGGCGAGGGGCACGGcgagccccggcccggcgccTACCGCTGCGTCTAcgtgctgccctggggctcctcGCGGCTCGGGCCGCCCTACGGCGCCGCCCTCATCGTGCTGTGCTACCTGCTGCCCTTCGCCGTCATGTGCTTCTGCCACTTCAACATCTGCCGGGCGGTGCGGCTGGCCGAGAGCCGCGTGCGGCCGCTGACCACCTACGGGCACCTGCTGCGGGCCTACGGGGAGATGCGCACGGCCACCACGGTGCTCATCATGATCGTCTccatcatctgctgctgggggcCCTACTGCGTCCTGGGGCTggcggccgccgccggccgcTTGCCCTTCTCGCCCACCATGGACGCCGTGGCCAGCGGGATGGCCTGGGCCAACGGCGCCATCAACCCGCTCATCTACGCCGCCCGTAACCCCAACATCTCGGTGCTGCTGCGGCGCAGCCGGGAGGGCGGCTACAGGACTCGGAACAACGTGGTGGCCTACCTGTCGGTGCCGGGCCGGCAGCCCGAGCCCCGCGGCCGCGCCGAGCGGGTGCGGGAGCGCTACATCAACCGGCAGAGCGCCGGCCCGGGCAGCGGCCTGTCCTCCTCCAGCCCGGCCAGCGGCGCTGAGCTCGCCATGTGGGCCTGCAAGACTCCCGCTGTGCTCTTCTGCCGCGACGGGCAGCCCGACACCGCCTCCGAGGCCCTGAAGGCCAAAGCGGGCGCCATCGACACCAGCctgtga